From the genome of Mycobacterium kansasii ATCC 12478:
TGGTGACCGGGGACGCCGTGGTGCTCGACGTGCAGATCGCCCAGCTGCCGGTGCGTGCGGTGAGTGCGATCATCGACATGACCGTGATCTTCATCGGCTACCTGCTCGGACTGATGCTGTGGGCGACCGCGTTGAGCCAGTTGGACGAGGCGTTGACCATTGCGTTCCTGATCATGTTCACGGTGCTGGCGTTCGTCGGCTACCCGGTGGCCATCGAGACCGCGACCCGGGGCCGGTCGGTCGGCAAGATCGTGATGGGCCTGCGCGTGGTATCCGACGACGGGGGCCCGGAACGCTTCCGCCAGGCGCTGTTTCGCGCGTTGGCGTCGGTGGTGGAGATCTGGATGCTGCTGGGCAGCCCGGCCGTGATCTGCAGCATGGTGTCGCCGAAAGGCAAGCGCGTCGGCGACATGTTCGCCGGCACCATCGTCGTCAGCGAGCGCGCTCCGCGCCTGGGGCCGCCGCCGGCCATGCCGCCGTCGCTGGCGTGGTGGGCGGCGTCGCTGCAGCTGTCCGGGCTCACCGCCGGCCAGGCCGAACTCGCGCGCCAATTCCTTTCCCGGGCATCGCAATTGGATCCGCGGTTACGTGAGCAGATGGCGTACCGGATCGCCGGCGAGGTGTTGTCCCGGGTCGCACCGCCGCCCCCGCCGGGTGTTCCGCCGCAGCTGGTGCTCGCCGCGGTGCTTGCCGAACGGCACCGCCGCGAGTTGGCACGGCTGCGTCCGCCGATGAGCCCGGCTGTGCCGCCGATGGGGACCCAGGGGCCGTACGCTGCGGCGCCGTGGCCCGCCCAGCCACCGCCCGCCCAGCCATGGCCCGCCCAGCCATCGCCCGCCCAGCCGTGGCCCGCCCAGCCGTCGCCCGCCCAGCCACCGATGTACGCGCAACCACAGGCGATTCCGTGGCCGGAGCCCGACGCACCGCCGCAAACCCCGCCGCCCGGCGGCTTCTCCCCGCCGAGCTAGCTACTGCGCGACCGTCGCGGCCAGGATGGCGACGTCGGCAACCAATAGCGCCACACCGACCAGCGGCACCGCGATGCCGAACCGGAGCTTGGCGGTGAACACCGAGACGACGACGACCAACAGGGCCACTACCGGCGCGCCGTAGAACAAGACGCCGAAATCGATCCCGGCGCCCAGATTGGGGCAGCGGCTTTCGCTGCAGGCATCGG
Proteins encoded in this window:
- a CDS encoding RDD family protein, whose translation is MSEVVTGDAVVLDVQIAQLPVRAVSAIIDMTVIFIGYLLGLMLWATALSQLDEALTIAFLIMFTVLAFVGYPVAIETATRGRSVGKIVMGLRVVSDDGGPERFRQALFRALASVVEIWMLLGSPAVICSMVSPKGKRVGDMFAGTIVVSERAPRLGPPPAMPPSLAWWAASLQLSGLTAGQAELARQFLSRASQLDPRLREQMAYRIAGEVLSRVAPPPPPGVPPQLVLAAVLAERHRRELARLRPPMSPAVPPMGTQGPYAAAPWPAQPPPAQPWPAQPSPAQPWPAQPSPAQPPMYAQPQAIPWPEPDAPPQTPPPGGFSPPS